The genomic interval GCTTTTAATCTTTTCATAGCCGCCACCTTTTCATCACGTTTCTCATTGTGTCTCCTGTCGCAACCCGTTCGGTTACCGAATTACTGCGTACATGTTATGATTATTTACTGATTATTTTTTGATAGAATCCACCCGCGCAGGGAATATCCCCGTTTGCTTTTTTGAATGTTTTATTTTACGCCGGAACTAGTTGCGGCTAGCCATCTGGAACTCGGGCACAGGATTCTCGAGGGATGAGCTGCGGCATACAAACGATGTTCTGCGTAGCACAGTCCCCTTTGAGCACATGAATCAAATGCTGCGCTCCAGTTCGACCCATGGCCACCAGATCCTGACCGACCGTACTCAGTCTGGGGCAGGTATAGGCACCCACTTCAAAGTTATCGAATCCGATGATGGAAATGTCCTGCGGCACGCGAAGCCCTTTATCATGCAGCGCACGAATCAAGCCGATGGCCATCTTATCGCAGGCAACAAACAATGCTGTCGGACGCATCGTCTGCGCGGCAATCTGACACCCCGCTTCATATCCAGAACGCAAGGTGAAATCACCCTGGTACATCCAGTCATCGCTGACGTGCAGTCCGTGCTCCCGCATATAAAGCTCAAACGTGCACAAGCGTCGCCGTGATACCTGAGCTAATTCATGGCCTTTAACCATGCCGATCGCCCGGTGACCGAGTCCGTACAAATAATCCATGGCCAAGGTCACCGCTTTCTCATTATCCGATGTCACGCAGCTAATGCATGGGCCGGACACCAGCGAATCCAGCAACACCACCGGCACATCCATCTCTTTGATTTCGCACGAAAAATGATCCTGGTCGGGCATCCCGATGAATAATGCGCCTTCCACATTGCGTTCTCGACACAACTGACTAAACGAACGCTCATTGAGCATGTCGCTATCGAGGGAAAACATTAGCATATCATAATGATGCTGCTGTGCTTCCTGCATGATTCCGGCCACGAACTTAAATCCGCTATTGTCCTCTTCGTTAGTACGATACCGTGTAAGAAAGAAAATACCCAGCGTATTACTTTTCCGCGTAACCAGATTCCGTGCAAACACATTCCGTGAATAACCCATTTCTTTTGCGATATCCCGTACTTTTACTTTGAGTTCCTGACTAATATCCGGCTTATCATTCAGTGCTTTTGAAACGGCGGTCGGAGTGATTCCTGCAACCTTTGCAATATCCTTAATCGTAACTTTACTCATGGGGCTCCCAAGGCTGAATCAACATCTTAAACGTTTAAGTTTGTTTTTTACTCCGTACCGCCAGATTCGTCAATATAGTTAATCGTTTAGCGCTGACGACTGATAATGCGATCCGAACTTTTCGCCGCATCTTTTAACGCTTTTTCAGCCGATGATTTGCCATACAAAGCCTTCTCGATTTCTTTGCCTAAGGCTTTCGATATTTCGCCATAAGCCGGAATAGAAGGACGCGCCATGCCGTACTGCATCTGCTCTGCATACACGCGGATGAATTCGTTTTCATCTAAGAATGTTTTGTATTTGGAATCTTCCTGTGCGCTCTTGCAAACGGGCAGATAACCGGTCTTAATCGCCCAGTCGACCTGAAATTCCGGCGACATGA from Spartobacteria bacterium carries:
- a CDS encoding LacI family transcriptional regulator — protein: MSKVTIKDIAKVAGITPTAVSKALNDKPDISQELKVKVRDIAKEMGYSRNVFARNLVTRKSNTLGIFFLTRYRTNEEDNSGFKFVAGIMQEAQQHHYDMLMFSLDSDMLNERSFSQLCRERNVEGALFIGMPDQDHFSCEIKEMDVPVVLLDSLVSGPCISCVTSDNEKAVTLAMDYLYGLGHRAIGMVKGHELAQVSRRRLCTFELYMREHGLHVSDDWMYQGDFTLRSGYEAGCQIAAQTMRPTALFVACDKMAIGLIRALHDKGLRVPQDISIIGFDNFEVGAYTCPRLSTVGQDLVAMGRTGAQHLIHVLKGDCATQNIVCMPQLIPRESCARVPDG